Proteins encoded in a region of the Saccharothrix ecbatanensis genome:
- a CDS encoding AraC family transcriptional regulator, which produces MTKIRHVQVAPTRAQWLAPGAGIDAHRHDDHQIVYAGRGVLAITTDAGSWVAPATRAIWVPAGTVHAHQAHGRLELHLVGLPATENPLGLDRPTVLTVGPLLRELILAYTRPPHDDSPERERLRGVLLDQLRASPQQPLHLPAPRDPRLRALCAILTADPADGRTLAALGKEVGAGDRTLTRLFKSDLGMSFPQWRTQLRLHHSLVLLADDLPVTTVAHLCGWSSASAFIEVFRRAFGLTPGAHRA; this is translated from the coding sequence ATGACGAAAATCCGCCACGTCCAGGTGGCCCCGACGCGCGCCCAATGGCTGGCGCCCGGCGCGGGCATCGACGCGCACCGGCACGACGACCACCAGATCGTCTACGCCGGTCGCGGGGTTCTGGCGATCACGACGGACGCGGGCTCGTGGGTCGCGCCGGCCACCCGTGCCATCTGGGTGCCCGCCGGCACGGTGCACGCCCACCAGGCGCACGGCCGCCTCGAACTGCACCTGGTCGGCCTGCCCGCGACCGAGAACCCGCTGGGCCTGGACCGGCCCACCGTGCTGACCGTCGGCCCGCTGCTGCGCGAGTTGATCCTCGCCTACACCCGTCCCCCGCACGACGACAGCCCGGAACGCGAGCGGCTGCGGGGCGTTCTGCTCGACCAGCTCCGTGCGTCTCCCCAGCAGCCGCTGCACCTGCCCGCTCCCCGCGACCCCCGGTTGCGGGCGTTGTGCGCGATCCTGACCGCCGATCCGGCCGACGGCCGCACGCTGGCCGCGTTGGGCAAGGAGGTCGGCGCCGGCGACCGCACCCTGACCCGGCTGTTCAAGTCCGACCTCGGCATGAGCTTCCCGCAGTGGCGCACACAGCTCCGGCTGCACCACTCCCTGGTCCTGCTGGCCGACGACCTCCCCGTGACGACGGTGGCGCACCTGTGCGGCTGGTCGTCGGCGAGCGCGTTCATCGAAGTCTTCCGCCGCGCGTTCGGGCTCACCCCCGGAGCGCACCGGGCGTGA
- a CDS encoding Nramp family divalent metal transporter, with product MGHSSPPAVSPRALTREEGVTTTPVRRKAAHLRGRAALLGPAFVAAIAYVDPGNVATNTAAGARYGYLLVWVLVAANVVAGLVQYLSAKLGLVSGRSLPEAVRDRLPRPARLAYWGQAEIVAMATDLAEVLGGAIALNILFDLPLLWGGLITGVVSTALLFVQDRRGQKPFERLITTFLVVIACGFAAGLLVSPPTAEVFGGLVPRFDGTDSVLLAAGMLGATVMPHAVYLHSALARDRHGHVTGSAVRRVLAATRVDVVMAMVLAGAVNLALLLVAASALRGADNIDEVSGVHAAIGSTLGGGIAFLFAIGLLASGLASTAVGNYSGAVVLDGLLHVRVPLMLRRVVTLVPALALLASGFDPTAALVLSQVVLSMGIPFALVPLVRLTSSVATMGDHVNRRATTVCAWIAVVAIIALNLTLVVLVATG from the coding sequence ATGGGCCACTCGTCCCCACCGGCGGTGTCACCACGAGCACTCACCAGGGAGGAAGGCGTGACGACGACACCTGTTCGCAGGAAAGCGGCCCACTTACGCGGAAGGGCCGCCTTGTTGGGGCCCGCCTTCGTGGCCGCCATCGCCTACGTCGACCCCGGCAACGTGGCGACGAACACGGCGGCCGGCGCGCGTTACGGGTACCTGCTCGTCTGGGTCCTCGTCGCGGCGAACGTCGTGGCGGGTCTCGTGCAGTACCTGTCCGCGAAGCTCGGCCTGGTCTCGGGGCGTTCGCTGCCCGAGGCGGTCCGGGACCGGCTGCCCCGGCCCGCCCGGCTGGCCTACTGGGGGCAGGCCGAGATCGTCGCGATGGCGACCGACCTGGCCGAGGTGCTGGGCGGGGCCATCGCGCTGAACATCCTGTTCGACCTGCCGCTGCTGTGGGGCGGCCTGATCACCGGCGTGGTGTCGACCGCCCTGCTGTTCGTGCAGGACCGGCGGGGGCAGAAGCCGTTCGAACGCCTGATCACGACGTTCCTGGTCGTCATCGCGTGCGGGTTCGCGGCGGGACTGCTCGTGTCACCGCCGACGGCCGAGGTGTTCGGTGGGCTGGTGCCCCGCTTCGACGGCACCGACAGCGTGCTGCTGGCCGCGGGGATGCTGGGCGCCACCGTCATGCCGCACGCCGTGTACCTGCACTCGGCGCTGGCGCGTGATCGCCATGGTCACGTCACGGGGTCCGCGGTCCGACGCGTCCTCGCCGCCACGCGCGTCGACGTCGTCATGGCGATGGTGCTGGCGGGCGCGGTCAACCTGGCGCTGCTCCTGGTCGCCGCGAGTGCGCTTCGGGGCGCGGACAACATCGACGAGGTCTCGGGCGTGCACGCCGCCATCGGCTCGACTCTCGGCGGCGGGATCGCCTTCCTGTTCGCGATCGGCCTGCTCGCCTCCGGCCTGGCGTCCACGGCGGTGGGGAACTACTCCGGCGCGGTGGTGCTCGACGGGCTCCTGCACGTCCGGGTTCCGCTGATGCTCCGCCGGGTCGTCACGCTCGTCCCCGCTCTCGCGCTGCTCGCCTCCGGCTTCGACCCGACGGCCGCGCTGGTGCTCTCGCAGGTCGTGCTGTCGATGGGCATCCCGTTCGCGCTGGTGCCGCTGGTCCGGCTGACGTCGTCGGTCGCCACGATGGGCGACCACGTCAACCGGCGTGCGACCACCGTGTGCGCGTGGATCGCGGTGGTGGCGATCATCGCGCTGAACCTGACGCTGGTCGTTCTGGTGGCGACCGGTTGA
- a CDS encoding DHA2 family efflux MFS transporter permease subunit — translation MAAQRNPWQTLGALLVGFSLIVLDMSVIAVANPVIMDELHASVTQVIWVTSAYLLAYAAPLLFTGRLGDRFGPKNLYLVGVVVFTLSSLWCGLAGDINSLIVARAVQGLGAALMTPQTMSVITRIFPAEKRGAAMGAWGATAGIALLLGPVIGGLLVDSFGWEWIFLINLPIGVLAFGLAWVLVPSLETRPLKLDVVGVILSCLGLFLLVYGLQEGNSKDWSSTIWLMIGAGLAVLTLFVVMQARNKQDPLLPLSLFRDRNFALANIGIASMGAAVTAMTVPTYFFLQGVRGLSSMESALLFSPLAILTGVFAPIVGKLSDKAHPRTFTALGFVLFAVSIVGYNRLMEPDSQLWMFAAVAGVSGIANAMTWGPLGAIATRNLPLHQSGAGSGIYNTNRQMGSVLGAAAVGALFVDRLASNLPQMSGGGEGQSEVSITEVPEFIKEPYSMALAETGLLPGAFLLLGAVACAMFIRFPTPKASDEKTDEVPTGQQAGAVAG, via the coding sequence GTGGCCGCTCAACGGAATCCATGGCAGACTCTCGGGGCCTTACTCGTCGGCTTCTCCCTCATCGTCCTGGACATGAGCGTAATCGCGGTCGCCAACCCCGTGATCATGGACGAACTGCACGCGAGTGTCACGCAGGTGATCTGGGTGACCAGCGCCTACCTGCTCGCGTACGCGGCGCCGCTCCTGTTCACCGGACGCCTGGGTGACCGCTTCGGCCCCAAGAACCTCTACCTCGTCGGCGTGGTCGTGTTCACGCTGTCCTCCTTGTGGTGTGGCTTGGCCGGCGACATCAACTCGCTGATCGTGGCTCGCGCCGTGCAGGGCCTGGGTGCCGCACTCATGACGCCCCAGACCATGTCGGTGATCACCCGGATCTTCCCGGCCGAGAAGCGCGGCGCGGCCATGGGCGCGTGGGGGGCCACCGCCGGCATCGCACTGCTCCTGGGTCCGGTCATCGGCGGCTTGCTGGTGGACAGCTTCGGCTGGGAGTGGATCTTCCTCATCAACCTGCCCATCGGCGTGCTCGCGTTCGGTCTGGCGTGGGTGCTGGTGCCGTCGCTGGAGACCAGGCCGCTGAAGCTCGACGTGGTCGGCGTCATCCTTTCCTGCCTTGGCTTGTTCCTGCTGGTGTACGGCCTTCAGGAGGGCAACAGCAAGGACTGGTCGTCCACCATCTGGCTGATGATCGGCGCGGGGCTCGCGGTGCTGACGCTGTTCGTCGTGATGCAGGCGCGCAACAAGCAGGACCCGTTGCTGCCGCTGAGCCTCTTCCGCGACCGCAACTTCGCGCTGGCGAACATCGGCATCGCGTCCATGGGCGCGGCGGTCACCGCGATGACCGTGCCCACCTACTTCTTCCTGCAGGGCGTGCGCGGTCTGTCCTCTATGGAGTCGGCGCTGCTCTTCTCGCCGCTCGCGATCCTGACCGGCGTGTTCGCCCCGATCGTCGGCAAGCTGTCCGACAAGGCACACCCGCGCACCTTCACCGCCCTCGGTTTCGTGCTCTTCGCCGTCTCGATCGTCGGCTACAACCGCCTGATGGAGCCTGACTCGCAGCTGTGGATGTTCGCGGCCGTGGCCGGCGTGAGCGGTATCGCCAACGCGATGACCTGGGGACCGCTGGGCGCCATCGCCACGCGCAACCTCCCCTTGCACCAGTCCGGCGCGGGCTCGGGCATCTACAACACCAACCGGCAGATGGGCTCCGTCCTCGGAGCCGCCGCGGTCGGCGCGCTGTTCGTCGACCGGCTCGCCTCGAACCTGCCGCAGATGAGCGGTGGCGGCGAAGGTCAGTCCGAGGTCAGCATCACCGAGGTTCCCGAGTTCATCAAGGAGCCGTACAGCATGGCATTGGCGGAGACCGGCCTGCTGCCCGGCGCATTCCTGCTGCTGGGGGCGGTGGCCTGCGCGATGTTCATTCGCTTCCCCACCCCGAAGGCGTCGGACGAGAAGACCGATGAGGTCCCGACCGGACAACAGGCCGGCGCTGTCGCCGGCTGA
- a CDS encoding 2-keto-4-pentenoate hydratase, producing the protein MEGTQITGSTDIRPGDVARAAQVLLDAERSRTARGPITALWPDLDLTTAYTIQFEALRRRLDRGERLIGVKLGLTSRAKQRRMRIDYPSLAWLTDAMVLPAGAPLPRERLIHPRAEPEIVFVMGDRLAGPGVTAATALRAVSSVHGGIEIIDSRYRDFKFTMQDAVADNSSSGLFVLGPLSVAPERLDLAHEACLLEVDGQVEDAATGAAVQGHPAEALALAANLLGARGLAIEPGWLVLTGGMTDAVHVTPGARVAAHFTTLGTVTLAGG; encoded by the coding sequence ATGGAGGGAACGCAGATCACCGGATCCACCGACATCCGCCCCGGTGACGTCGCCCGCGCCGCCCAGGTGCTGCTGGACGCCGAGCGGTCGCGGACCGCACGCGGTCCGATCACCGCGCTGTGGCCGGACCTGGACCTGACCACCGCGTACACGATCCAGTTCGAGGCACTGCGCCGCCGCCTGGACCGGGGTGAACGGCTGATCGGCGTGAAGCTCGGGCTGACCTCGCGGGCCAAGCAGCGGCGGATGCGCATCGACTACCCGTCCCTGGCCTGGCTGACCGACGCGATGGTGCTGCCCGCCGGTGCGCCGCTGCCCCGGGAACGGCTGATCCACCCGAGGGCGGAACCCGAGATCGTGTTCGTGATGGGTGACCGGCTGGCCGGTCCCGGCGTCACCGCGGCCACGGCACTGCGCGCCGTGTCGAGCGTGCACGGCGGGATCGAGATCATCGACAGCCGGTACCGGGACTTCAAGTTCACCATGCAGGACGCGGTCGCCGACAACAGTTCGTCCGGACTGTTCGTCCTCGGACCGCTGTCCGTCGCGCCCGAACGGCTGGACCTCGCGCACGAGGCGTGTCTGTTAGAGGTGGACGGTCAGGTCGAGGACGCCGCGACCGGCGCCGCCGTGCAGGGTCACCCGGCCGAGGCGTTGGCGCTCGCGGCGAACCTCCTGGGCGCCAGGGGTCTCGCCATCGAACCCGGCTGGCTGGTGCTCACCGGCGGCATGACGGACGCCGTCCACGTCACGCCCGGCGCCCGCGTCGCCGCGCACTTCACCACTCTCGGAACCGTCACGCTCGCAGGAGGCTGA
- a CDS encoding MFS transporter — MPRNKSIILLSIGHACVDVYQGAVAALVPFFIAEREYTYAAASGIVLAASLLSSVAQPLFGVLTDRWSMPWLLPVSTILGGVGIGLSGISGDYAVTLVFVAIAGIGVAAYHPESARLARIASRGSNSGMGWFSLGGNLGFAAAPIMVAVVVANGGLAFTPLLVLPALVGSVLCLPVLRALNKPVSGGSSASGRKGVDDKVSFLKLSLAVICRSVLFIGLSTFVSLHVEQRLGGGTATGTAALFVLYLGGAVGTVLGGKLADRWDRVTVVRWSYLVTVASTAGVVFIPGPVLYLFVAMTSAGLYIPFSLQVTLGQDYLPTRVGTASGITLGLTISIGGLATPVLGSIADATSLQTALIPLIAMPALAWLLFLSLPEPAVFGQADQPAPPAEPSLTPTDQA; from the coding sequence GTGCCGAGGAACAAGTCGATCATTCTCCTGTCCATCGGGCATGCCTGTGTGGACGTCTACCAGGGTGCGGTGGCCGCGCTCGTGCCGTTCTTCATCGCCGAGCGCGAGTACACCTACGCGGCGGCGTCCGGCATCGTGCTCGCCGCGTCGCTGCTGTCGTCGGTGGCGCAGCCGCTGTTCGGGGTGCTGACCGACCGGTGGTCGATGCCCTGGCTGCTGCCGGTGAGCACGATCCTGGGCGGGGTGGGCATCGGGCTGAGCGGCATCAGCGGCGACTACGCGGTGACGCTGGTGTTCGTGGCGATAGCCGGGATCGGGGTCGCCGCCTACCACCCGGAGTCCGCGCGCCTTGCCCGGATAGCCAGCCGGGGTAGCAATTCGGGGATGGGGTGGTTCTCACTCGGGGGCAACCTCGGCTTCGCCGCGGCGCCGATCATGGTCGCTGTGGTGGTGGCCAACGGAGGCTTGGCGTTCACGCCGTTGCTGGTCCTACCGGCTTTGGTGGGCAGCGTGTTGTGCCTGCCTGTGTTGCGTGCGTTGAACAAGCCCGTGTCCGGTGGCTCCAGTGCGTCGGGGAGGAAGGGCGTCGACGACAAGGTCTCGTTCCTGAAGCTGTCGCTGGCGGTGATCTGCCGGTCCGTCCTGTTCATCGGGCTGAGCACGTTCGTCTCGCTGCACGTCGAGCAGCGCCTCGGGGGCGGCACGGCGACGGGCACGGCGGCGCTGTTCGTGCTCTACCTCGGCGGCGCGGTGGGCACCGTGCTCGGCGGGAAGCTGGCCGACCGGTGGGACCGGGTCACCGTGGTGCGCTGGTCGTACCTGGTCACGGTGGCGTCGACGGCGGGTGTCGTGTTCATCCCCGGGCCGGTGTTGTACCTGTTCGTGGCGATGACCTCGGCGGGCCTCTACATCCCGTTCTCGCTCCAGGTCACCCTCGGCCAGGACTACCTGCCCACCCGCGTCGGCACGGCCAGCGGCATCACGCTTGGCCTGACCATCAGCATCGGCGGCCTGGCCACACCCGTGCTCGGCTCGATCGCCGACGCCACCTCGCTCCAGACCGCCCTGATCCCGTTGATCGCAATGCCCGCCCTGGCCTGGCTGCTGTTCCTGTCGCTGCCCGAGCCGGCCGTCTTCGGACAGGCCGACCAACCCGCGCCGCCCGCTGAACCGTCGTTGACACCCACCGACCAGGCTTGA
- a CDS encoding VOC family protein yields the protein MSDLDPEFRRHEIAHLARVELHTPDPDGTLWFFKDLLGMYETYREGQSVYLRGYEDPYQWSLKVTEAAQPRMDHFAMRTASPDALERRVKAIRDGNVEGNWHDGDYGYGKTFQFDTPDGHRMNLLWEVEKYQAPAELKSKILTRPSKKPLQGLPIKRIDHLNLLASEVTPTKQSFERYLGMQTRERVVDGEVEIGAWLSSNILGHEIAIMHDARGARGRLHHVAFYYGVQQHTVDAAEMFRDYDIKIEAGPDRHGITQGAFLYVFEPGGNRIELFGDPGILELEPDFETRTWTMADIDTATAIGGTNLPQETYFTYGTPPVEDPETA from the coding sequence ATGTCCGACCTGGACCCGGAGTTCCGCCGGCACGAGATCGCCCATCTGGCCCGGGTGGAGTTGCACACCCCCGACCCCGACGGCACCCTGTGGTTCTTCAAGGACCTGCTCGGCATGTACGAGACCTACCGCGAGGGGCAGTCGGTCTACCTGCGCGGCTACGAGGACCCGTACCAGTGGAGCCTGAAGGTCACCGAGGCCGCGCAGCCCCGGATGGACCACTTCGCCATGCGGACCGCGTCGCCGGACGCGCTGGAACGGCGGGTCAAGGCGATCCGGGACGGCAACGTCGAGGGCAACTGGCACGACGGTGACTACGGGTACGGCAAGACGTTCCAGTTCGACACCCCCGACGGCCACCGGATGAACCTGCTGTGGGAGGTCGAGAAGTACCAGGCGCCGGCGGAGCTGAAGAGCAAGATCCTCACCCGGCCGTCGAAGAAACCGTTGCAGGGCCTGCCGATCAAGCGCATCGACCACCTGAACCTGCTCGCCAGCGAGGTCACCCCGACGAAGCAGTCGTTCGAGCGCTACCTGGGCATGCAGACCCGTGAGCGGGTCGTGGACGGCGAGGTGGAGATCGGCGCCTGGCTGAGCAGCAACATCCTCGGGCACGAGATCGCGATCATGCACGACGCCCGCGGCGCGCGGGGCCGACTGCACCACGTGGCGTTCTACTACGGCGTGCAGCAGCACACCGTGGACGCGGCGGAGATGTTCCGGGACTACGACATCAAGATCGAGGCCGGGCCGGACCGCCACGGCATCACCCAGGGCGCGTTCCTGTACGTGTTCGAGCCCGGGGGCAACCGGATCGAGCTGTTCGGCGACCCGGGGATCCTGGAGCTGGAGCCGGACTTCGAGACCAGGACGTGGACGATGGCGGACATCGACACGGCCACCGCCATCGGCGGCACGAACCTCCCCCAGGAGACGTACTTCACCTACGGCACGCCCCCGGTGGAAGACCCCGAGACGGCCTGA
- a CDS encoding 2-keto-4-pentenoate hydratase, with amino-acid sequence MVSTEIAQEKQGKHPPERPTRPYGYVVTATSRVAQRALGVDRPVFEELTAADFRPEHQPIDVRFTAPVVQTGLAFVLDRPLAGPNVTMVDVVRAVDHVLLAAEVGESQESEASRRVVVLGTRPSSVDGIDLRLAGCLLHRDGELVETGAGGMMLGSPLNALVWLANEAFADGLTLAAGQVVLVCSMTRSATLPAGAAAVVSVPGLGSVTAVLGA; translated from the coding sequence ATGGTCTCGACCGAGATCGCCCAGGAGAAGCAGGGTAAACACCCGCCCGAGCGCCCCACGCGCCCGTACGGCTACGTGGTCACCGCGACATCGCGGGTGGCGCAACGCGCCCTGGGCGTCGACAGGCCGGTGTTCGAGGAGCTGACCGCCGCGGACTTCCGGCCGGAGCACCAGCCGATCGACGTCCGGTTCACCGCGCCCGTCGTCCAGACCGGACTGGCGTTCGTGCTCGACCGTCCACTCGCCGGTCCGAACGTGACCATGGTGGACGTCGTGCGTGCCGTGGACCACGTGCTGCTCGCCGCCGAAGTCGGTGAATCACAGGAATCCGAGGCATCACGCCGGGTAGTGGTCCTGGGCACCCGACCGTCCAGTGTGGACGGTATCGACCTCAGGCTGGCGGGCTGCCTGCTGCACCGCGACGGCGAGCTCGTCGAGACGGGAGCCGGCGGGATGATGCTCGGTTCACCGCTCAACGCCCTGGTGTGGCTGGCGAACGAGGCCTTCGCCGACGGGCTCACCCTGGCGGCGGGCCAGGTCGTCCTCGTGTGCTCGATGACCAGGTCGGCCACCCTGCCGGCGGGTGCGGCGGCGGTCGTCTCCGTCCCCGGCCTGGGCTCGGTCACCGCGGTGCTGGGGGCGTGA
- the ligA gene encoding NAD-dependent DNA ligase LigA yields MDVRERIRELADQVVVLRDAYYRGSPLVADAEYDAVEDELRGLIEAHPELAPDPNPLEQVGAPGVLHAPVRHSRPMLSLEKATRAEQVVAFFDRFPGQPVVVMPKLDGLSLALVYEDGRLARAVTRGDGTTGDDVTVLVKALVDGVPGRVGASGRVEVRGEAVMLRSTFSAYNTAHPDKPLINPRNAAAGTLRAKDPATVAGRRLQFFAFDLDTSTDADAWTDLENGLRALGFTGADMRHCVDAAEAQAVIGEIEAQRNELDYDLDGAVLRLADRNAYAAAGTRSNSPRGALAFKFAAEEKTTVLTDVVWDVGKTGKIAPVAWLEPVFVGGTTVTRATLANQEVIRARGIMIGDTVLVRRAGDVIPFVAGVLDESKRTGAEREIVPPDACPSCGHELTEQGNSRELFCTNVACPAQTVRRLVHWASRAAADIEAVGPVWIERLAEAGILEHPSDLYSLTKEKLLEFDRIGEVSATRMIESIAASRQVGLRRALIGLAIPMASEGTATRLCRAGFGSLEEVADAGEERLVAVDDIGPKVASSLIEHLTRLRPELERLRERGVSLDVREEDLPPVVASDAPLAGKTVVITGAISDPRSGEKVPRPTFQRLCEKAGATTASSVSASTDMLITGADVGASKLTKAEKLDVEVVDQGVIWQQLIAAGLV; encoded by the coding sequence GTGGACGTTCGGGAACGGATTCGGGAGCTCGCGGACCAGGTTGTGGTGCTGCGTGACGCTTACTACCGGGGTTCGCCGTTGGTGGCGGACGCCGAGTACGACGCGGTCGAGGATGAGTTGCGGGGGCTGATCGAGGCCCACCCGGAGTTGGCGCCCGATCCCAACCCGCTGGAGCAGGTGGGCGCGCCGGGGGTGCTGCACGCGCCCGTCCGGCACTCGCGGCCGATGTTGTCGTTGGAGAAGGCGACCCGGGCGGAGCAGGTCGTCGCCTTCTTCGACCGCTTCCCCGGTCAGCCGGTGGTGGTCATGCCGAAGCTGGACGGGCTGTCGCTGGCCCTTGTCTACGAGGACGGGCGGCTGGCACGTGCCGTCACCCGCGGGGACGGGACCACCGGTGACGACGTGACGGTGCTGGTGAAGGCGCTGGTCGACGGGGTGCCGGGTCGGGTCGGCGCGTCCGGACGGGTCGAGGTGCGGGGCGAGGCGGTGATGTTGCGCTCCACGTTCTCCGCCTACAACACCGCCCACCCGGACAAGCCGCTGATCAACCCGCGCAACGCCGCCGCGGGCACCCTGCGCGCCAAGGACCCGGCCACGGTCGCCGGCCGGCGCCTCCAGTTCTTCGCCTTCGACCTCGACACGTCCACCGATGCCGACGCCTGGACCGACCTGGAGAACGGCCTGAGGGCGCTCGGGTTCACCGGCGCCGACATGCGCCACTGCGTCGACGCAGCCGAGGCGCAGGCGGTGATCGGGGAGATCGAGGCACAGCGCAACGAACTCGACTACGACCTGGACGGCGCCGTGCTGCGGCTGGCCGACCGGAACGCCTACGCCGCCGCCGGCACCCGTTCGAACTCGCCCCGCGGCGCGTTGGCGTTCAAGTTCGCCGCCGAGGAGAAGACGACGGTGCTGACCGACGTGGTCTGGGACGTCGGCAAGACGGGCAAGATCGCCCCGGTCGCCTGGCTGGAGCCGGTGTTCGTCGGCGGCACGACGGTGACCAGGGCGACGCTGGCCAACCAGGAGGTCATCCGGGCGCGCGGCATCATGATCGGGGACACGGTGCTGGTCCGCCGCGCGGGTGACGTGATCCCGTTCGTCGCCGGCGTGCTCGACGAGTCGAAGCGCACGGGCGCGGAGCGGGAGATCGTGCCGCCCGACGCCTGTCCGTCGTGCGGGCACGAGTTGACCGAGCAGGGCAACAGCCGGGAACTGTTCTGCACCAACGTCGCCTGCCCCGCGCAGACCGTGCGCAGGTTGGTCCACTGGGCATCGCGCGCGGCGGCGGACATCGAGGCCGTCGGTCCGGTGTGGATCGAACGGCTCGCCGAAGCGGGGATCCTCGAACACCCGTCGGACTTGTACAGCCTCACCAAGGAGAAGCTGCTGGAGTTCGACCGCATCGGCGAGGTCTCGGCCACCCGCATGATCGAGTCGATCGCCGCCAGCCGCCAGGTCGGACTGCGCCGGGCGCTGATCGGCCTCGCCATCCCGATGGCCTCCGAGGGCACCGCCACCCGCCTGTGCCGCGCGGGGTTCGGCTCGCTGGAGGAGGTCGCCGACGCGGGCGAGGAACGGCTCGTGGCGGTCGACGACATCGGGCCGAAGGTCGCCTCCTCACTGATCGAGCACCTCACCCGGCTGCGGCCCGAGCTGGAACGGCTGCGCGAACGCGGTGTCTCCCTGGACGTGAGGGAAGAGGATCTGCCGCCAGTCGTCGCGTCCGACGCGCCACTGGCCGGCAAGACAGTGGTGATCACCGGTGCGATCAGCGATCCGCGCTCCGGCGAGAAGGTCCCCCGCCCCACGTTCCAGCGGCTGTGCGAAAAGGCCGGCGCGACCACCGCGTCCTCGGTCTCGGCGAGCACCGACATGCTCATCACCGGCGCCGACGTCGGCGCGAGCAAGCTCACCAAGGCCGAGAAGCTGGACGTCGAGGTGGTCGACCAGGGCGTGATCTGGCAACAGCTCATCGCGGCCGGTCTCGTCTAG
- a CDS encoding 2-hydroxymuconate tautomerase yields MPFIDVSLGTGRTPQQIRDLIHELTEAAHRAVGAPKANIRVVIREVEPAHWAAGDVTIAERNSAAAATTEHSEQEK; encoded by the coding sequence GTGCCGTTCATCGACGTTTCCCTCGGGACCGGGCGCACGCCGCAGCAGATCCGGGACCTGATCCACGAGTTGACCGAGGCGGCGCACCGGGCCGTCGGGGCGCCCAAGGCCAACATCCGGGTCGTCATCAGAGAGGTCGAGCCGGCGCACTGGGCGGCCGGCGACGTCACCATCGCCGAGCGGAATTCCGCCGCGGCGGCCACCACCGAGCACAGTGAACAGGAGAAATGA